Proteins co-encoded in one Pseudarthrobacter chlorophenolicus A6 genomic window:
- a CDS encoding MarR family winged helix-turn-helix transcriptional regulator: MNGNNPGKTGPSAPEAPPAGGPHPLVRLLQDFTLEANRYVDAAGGRKDMHRTDLNALAVIMRHTAKGNVVTPGLLRKELNLSSPATTALIDRLDSSGHVVRERHSSDRRQVQLKMTPKAFTEGGAIFAPLSRHMGKAMAEFTEAELDTVSRFMAAMVDATIAAREDSPEPSGRPAG, translated from the coding sequence ATGAACGGCAACAATCCGGGCAAGACCGGCCCGTCCGCGCCGGAAGCACCTCCCGCCGGCGGACCGCACCCCCTGGTCCGGCTGCTCCAGGACTTCACGCTGGAGGCCAACCGCTACGTGGACGCTGCCGGCGGACGCAAGGACATGCACCGGACGGACCTGAACGCCCTGGCCGTCATCATGCGCCACACCGCGAAGGGCAACGTGGTCACACCCGGGCTCCTCCGCAAGGAACTGAACCTGAGCTCGCCGGCCACCACGGCCCTGATCGACAGGCTGGACAGTTCCGGCCACGTAGTCCGCGAGCGCCACAGCTCGGACCGCCGCCAGGTCCAGCTGAAGATGACCCCCAAAGCCTTCACCGAGGGCGGCGCCATCTTTGCCCCCCTTTCCCGGCACATGGGAAAGGCCATGGCGGAGTTCACGGAGGCGGAGCTGGACACCGTTTCACGCTTCATGGCGGCCATGGTGGATGCCACCATCGCCGCCCGCGAGGATTCCCCCGAACCCTCCGGGCGTCCAGCCGGGTAG
- a CDS encoding NAD-dependent epimerase/dehydratase family protein, with amino-acid sequence MALLYVVTGAGPVGWTVAEQLAGQGHRVRILTRSGSGPAHPLIERLSGDARDAALLREAFAGADAVFHCIHGSSYAAAAWEAELPAAEQAVLEAAAAAGAVVVFPESLYSYSEPDRVMTESGPRQAAGGKRGVRTMLLEAREASAAPTVSVVAGDFFGPRVRMAHGGERVVAPILAGKNVSVIGSASQPHSFTFVPDLAAAMIAAARTPSTWNTVWHAPTGPAVTQRQLTEAFARAAGRPAPKVRVLPGWLLRGAGLVSGDARELAEMLYQFERPFVMDSTLSEAALGIEPTPLDTAAAATVEWWRQQG; translated from the coding sequence GTGGCATTGCTTTACGTGGTTACCGGCGCTGGACCGGTGGGCTGGACAGTGGCGGAACAACTGGCCGGGCAAGGGCACCGGGTCCGGATTCTGACCCGATCAGGCAGCGGTCCCGCCCACCCCCTGATTGAACGGCTCAGCGGCGACGCAAGGGACGCGGCGCTGCTCCGGGAAGCGTTCGCCGGCGCCGACGCCGTGTTCCATTGCATTCACGGTTCGTCCTACGCTGCCGCCGCGTGGGAGGCCGAACTGCCGGCAGCGGAACAGGCCGTGCTGGAGGCAGCCGCGGCGGCGGGCGCCGTCGTCGTCTTTCCCGAAAGCCTGTACTCCTACAGCGAGCCGGACCGAGTGATGACCGAGTCCGGCCCCAGGCAGGCCGCCGGCGGAAAGCGCGGGGTGCGGACCATGCTGCTGGAGGCGCGCGAAGCCTCGGCAGCACCGACGGTAAGCGTGGTGGCCGGCGACTTCTTCGGTCCGCGGGTCCGGATGGCGCACGGCGGCGAGCGCGTGGTGGCGCCCATCCTTGCCGGCAAGAACGTGAGCGTCATTGGCAGCGCCAGCCAACCGCATTCGTTTACGTTTGTTCCGGACCTGGCCGCAGCCATGATCGCTGCCGCACGGACGCCGTCCACCTGGAACACCGTTTGGCACGCGCCCACGGGGCCCGCGGTGACGCAGCGACAGCTCACCGAAGCGTTCGCCCGTGCGGCAGGAAGGCCTGCCCCCAAGGTGCGCGTCCTGCCAGGATGGCTGCTCCGGGGAGCCGGCCTGGTATCCGGTGACGCACGTGAACTCGCGGAGATGCTCTACCAGTTCGAGCGTCCGTTCGTCATGGATTCGACGCTGTCCGAGGCAGCCCTTGGCATCGAGCCCACTCCACTGGATACAGCAGCTGCCGCCACCGTGGAGTGGTGGCGGCAGCAGGGCTGA
- a CDS encoding MMPL family transporter, with protein MKHQTAAKERVPFWLRWLIPVILVLTWLGLAGIGGPTFGRLEEVSSNDQASFLPASAEATEAQDWQAKFRDSDEVPGIIVIENSAAFTPAQLGEVAGLRTKIEELKLGSAVIGPIPSEDGKAVQFVAPIGGSVEVKEAVKELRDTVSEGAPEGMQTYVTGPAGLAADLTAAFGGIDGILLLVALSAVFVILLIVYRSLLLPIMVLLTSVFALCAAILLVFGMAKAGWIQLNGQSQGILSILVIGAATDYALLFVARFREALTHTTNRTSAVITAWKASFEPILASGATVIIALLCLLFSDLNSNKALGPVAAAGIVCSLFAALTLLPALMALLGRAAFWPFRPKLVPADEREPELVTGLEGQKGLWRATGSLVSRRPRTIWIGSVLLLVVASAGVLQLKANGVPQTDVILTASNAVDGQDALARHFDAGSGSPAVVVADQAKAQEVLDVVKKADGVGDAYLLAQGSVPITGAPGAPSDPDVREGKVLINATLNSAADSLEAEEAVKALRTDVKAVDSGALVGGVTATALDTNTTAQRDLVIIIPVVLVVILFILMLLLRSIVAPVLLVLSVVLSYAAAMGVSALVFNNLLGFPGADATVPLFGFVFLVALGVDYNIFLMSRVREESIKHGTRPGILRGLGVTGGVITSAGVVLAATFAALGVIPIMFLVQLAFIVAFGVLLDTVLVRSLLVPALAYDLGPKIWWPGKLARGGTEPAEKPQEPGVEPLEEVSSR; from the coding sequence ATGAAACATCAGACTGCAGCCAAGGAACGCGTCCCGTTCTGGCTCCGCTGGCTCATCCCCGTCATCCTGGTGCTGACCTGGCTTGGCCTTGCCGGCATTGGCGGCCCCACCTTTGGCCGCCTGGAGGAGGTCTCCTCCAATGACCAGGCGTCATTCCTGCCCGCCAGTGCCGAAGCCACCGAAGCCCAGGACTGGCAGGCGAAGTTCCGCGACTCGGACGAGGTTCCGGGAATCATCGTCATTGAAAACTCCGCGGCGTTCACCCCGGCGCAGCTGGGCGAAGTGGCCGGCCTGCGGACCAAGATCGAGGAACTGAAGCTCGGGAGCGCGGTAATCGGGCCGATTCCATCCGAGGACGGCAAGGCGGTTCAGTTCGTCGCCCCCATCGGCGGCAGCGTGGAGGTCAAGGAAGCCGTCAAGGAACTCCGCGACACAGTCTCTGAGGGCGCCCCCGAAGGGATGCAGACCTACGTCACCGGCCCCGCGGGCCTGGCTGCGGACCTGACGGCCGCGTTCGGCGGAATCGACGGCATCCTGCTGCTGGTGGCGCTGTCTGCCGTGTTCGTGATCCTGCTGATCGTTTACCGGTCCCTGCTGCTGCCTATCATGGTCCTGCTGACCTCCGTCTTCGCCCTCTGCGCAGCCATCCTGCTGGTGTTCGGCATGGCCAAGGCCGGCTGGATCCAGCTGAACGGCCAAAGCCAGGGCATCCTGTCCATCCTGGTGATCGGTGCCGCAACGGACTATGCCCTGCTGTTCGTGGCGCGATTCCGGGAGGCGCTCACCCACACCACCAACCGGACGTCGGCGGTAATCACTGCCTGGAAGGCCTCCTTCGAGCCCATCCTGGCCTCCGGCGCCACAGTGATCATCGCGCTGCTGTGCCTGCTGTTCTCCGACCTCAACTCCAACAAGGCCCTGGGCCCGGTGGCCGCGGCCGGCATCGTCTGCTCGCTGTTCGCCGCGCTGACCCTCCTGCCGGCCCTCATGGCCTTGCTGGGCCGGGCCGCGTTCTGGCCTTTCCGGCCCAAGCTGGTGCCCGCCGATGAGCGCGAACCCGAGCTGGTCACCGGTCTTGAGGGCCAGAAGGGGCTGTGGCGCGCCACCGGTTCGCTGGTGTCCCGCCGCCCCCGGACCATCTGGATCGGCTCCGTGCTGCTCCTGGTGGTTGCCTCCGCGGGCGTCCTGCAGCTGAAGGCTAACGGTGTACCCCAAACCGACGTCATCCTCACCGCCTCCAACGCCGTGGACGGCCAGGACGCCCTGGCGCGGCACTTCGACGCCGGCAGCGGCAGCCCCGCCGTCGTGGTTGCGGACCAGGCCAAGGCGCAGGAAGTCCTGGACGTCGTGAAGAAGGCCGACGGCGTGGGCGACGCCTACCTGTTGGCCCAGGGAAGCGTGCCCATCACCGGAGCCCCCGGGGCTCCCAGCGATCCGGACGTCCGGGAGGGCAAGGTGCTCATCAACGCCACGCTGAACTCGGCCGCGGATTCCCTCGAGGCCGAAGAAGCGGTCAAGGCGCTGCGCACTGACGTGAAGGCCGTGGATTCCGGTGCCCTCGTTGGCGGCGTCACCGCCACCGCGCTGGACACCAACACCACAGCCCAGCGGGACCTGGTGATCATCATCCCCGTGGTCCTGGTGGTCATCCTCTTCATCCTGATGCTGCTGCTGCGCTCCATCGTGGCGCCGGTCCTGCTGGTGCTCTCCGTGGTGCTGTCCTACGCCGCAGCCATGGGTGTCTCCGCGCTGGTATTCAACAACCTCCTGGGCTTCCCGGGCGCCGACGCCACGGTTCCGCTGTTCGGGTTCGTTTTCCTGGTGGCCCTGGGCGTGGACTACAACATCTTCCTGATGAGCCGGGTCCGGGAAGAATCCATCAAACACGGAACACGTCCCGGCATCCTCCGCGGCCTCGGCGTTACCGGCGGCGTCATCACCTCCGCCGGCGTGGTCCTGGCGGCAACCTTCGCTGCACTGGGCGTCATCCCCATCATGTTCCTGGTCCAGCTGGCCTTCATCGTGGCCTTCGGCGTGCTGCTGGATACCGTGCTGGTGCGCTCGCTGCTGGTGCCCGCCCTGGCGTACGATCTCGGCCCGAAGATCTGGTGGCCCGGCAAGCTCGCCCGCGGCGGCACGGAACCTGCGGAGAAGCCGCAGGAGCCCGGCGTCGAGCCCCTTGAGGAGGTCTCCAGCCGCTGA
- a CDS encoding methyltransferase domain-containing protein: MSDPQPEDDVYTHGHHESVVRAHAARTAENSAAFVLPHLTPGTDVLDVGCGPGSITCDFAAVVSPGRVTGLDRSPEIIAQAQALAVEREVPNVEFVAGNIYDLDFADGTFDVVHAHQVLQHLTDPVEALREMRRVAKPGGIVAVRDADFHGMSWYPAIPELDEWMDLYQLIARRNGAEPDAGRRLVSWAQSAGFHDVAPTSSNWLYATGQQRRWQARVWGERVLHSAFAEQALEYGFANPADLARISAGWHRWGSTDDGWFLIPNGEVIARA; this comes from the coding sequence ATGAGCGACCCCCAGCCCGAAGACGACGTCTACACCCACGGCCACCACGAGTCAGTGGTCCGGGCCCATGCCGCCAGGACCGCCGAGAACTCCGCGGCATTCGTCCTGCCGCACCTCACCCCGGGAACGGACGTACTCGACGTCGGGTGCGGGCCGGGCAGCATCACCTGCGATTTTGCCGCTGTGGTCAGCCCGGGACGGGTTACCGGCCTGGACCGCTCACCGGAAATCATCGCCCAGGCCCAGGCACTCGCCGTCGAACGCGAAGTACCCAACGTGGAATTCGTGGCAGGCAACATCTACGACCTCGACTTCGCGGACGGGACGTTCGACGTGGTCCACGCCCACCAGGTGCTGCAGCACCTGACCGACCCCGTCGAGGCGCTGCGGGAAATGCGCCGGGTAGCCAAGCCCGGCGGCATCGTTGCGGTGCGGGACGCCGACTTCCACGGCATGAGCTGGTACCCCGCCATCCCGGAGCTGGACGAATGGATGGACCTCTACCAGCTCATCGCGCGGCGCAACGGGGCAGAACCCGACGCCGGGCGTCGCCTGGTCAGCTGGGCCCAGTCCGCGGGCTTCCACGACGTCGCTCCCACCAGCAGCAACTGGCTCTACGCCACGGGCCAGCAGCGCCGCTGGCAGGCCCGGGTCTGGGGTGAACGGGTACTGCATTCGGCGTTTGCGGAGCAGGCCCTGGAGTACGGTTTCGCCAACCCGGCGGACCTGGCGCGGA